One genomic segment of Sminthopsis crassicaudata isolate SCR6 chromosome 4, ASM4859323v1, whole genome shotgun sequence includes these proteins:
- the TRIM47 gene encoding E3 ubiquitin-protein ligase TRIM47, whose product MDVSGPFSCPICLEKLREPVTLPCGHNFCLACLEALWPHRGPGGPGGSGATARCPLCQEPFPDGLQLRKNHTLCELLQLRQSGQTPASAPAPAPNPAPVPEPSAPCAPEPWSEDEEPVRCDACPEGAALPAARSCLSCLASFCTAHLRPHERSPALRDHRLVPPLRRLEESLCARHLRPLERYCRTERVCVCDVCAAQEHQGHELLSLEQERALQEAESPQVLSAAEDRLDELGASIAQSRRTVALIKSAALTEREKVSQLFTEAIGTLQGFQSEVMGFIAEGEAAMLNQAQGELRHQEEQRARLSSARQNLSQGHEIDSISFLQELLALKLALEEGANPGLGPPKELSFTKSSQAVKAVRDLLTLACANQWEFLQGMGRDTDNSQKLGLEADAESQDPDSTNGLECEESRDYFLKFAFIVDLDSDTADKFLQLFGTKGVKRVLCPISYPESPMRFTHCEQVLGEGSLDRGTYYWEVEIIEGWVSVGVMAEDFSPREPYDRGRLGRNAYSCCLQWNGRNFSVWFYGLEATLSHAFCPTVGVCLEYADRALAFYAVKEGKVSLLQRLRASRPRRGGSPPSPSTQFQSRLDSYFPNLFTHRLKPAFFLESVDAHLQIGPLKKSCISVLKRR is encoded by the exons ATGGACGTGAGCGGTCCCTTCAGCTGTCCCATCTGCCTAGAGAAACTTCGGGAGCCCGTGACGCTGCCCTGCGGCCACAACTTCTGCCTCGCCTGCCTGGAAGCGCTCTGGCCGCACCGGGGACCCGGAGGCCCCGGGGGATCCGGAGCCACTGCCCGCTGTCCACTGTGCCAGGAGCCCTTCCCCGACGGGTTGCAGCTGCGCAAGAATCACACCCTGTGCGAGCTGCTGCAGCTGCGCCAGTCTGGCCAGACCCCGGCCTCGGCCCCTGCCCCGGCCCCAAATCCAGCCCCGGTGCCGGAGCCCTCGGCTCCGTGCGCCCCCGAGCCGTGGTCCGAGGACGAGGAGCCAGTGCGCTGTGACGCGTGCCCTGAGGGCGCGGCCCTTCCGGCGGCTCGCTCCTGCCTCTCCTGTCTGGCCTCTTTCTGCACTGCCCACCTGAGGCCCCACGAGCGCAGCCCAGCTTTGCGCGACCACCGTCTGGTACCTCCCCTGCGCCGGCTGGAGGAAAGCCTGTGTGCCCGACACCTGCGGCCCCTGGAGCGCTACTGCCGAACGGAGCGAGTCTGCGTGTGCGACGTCTGTGCCGCCCAGGAACACCAAGGACATGAGCTTCTTTCCCTGGAGCAAGAGCGGGCTCTCCAAGAG GCTGAGAGCCCCCAGGTCCTGAGTGCTGCAGAGGACCGCTTGGATGAGCTGGGTGCTAGTATTGCACAATCTAGGCGTACAGTGGCCCTCATAAAG AGTGCAGCACTGACTGAGCGGGAAAAGGTAAGCCAGTTGTTCACAGAGGCAATAGGTACCCTGCAGGGCTTCCAGTCTGAAGTGATGGGCTTCATTGCTGAAGGGGAGGCTGCCATGCTGAATCAGGCCCAGGGGGAGCTTCGACACCAGGAGGAGCAGAGAGCCCGGCTGAGCTCTGCCAGACAGAATCTAAGTCAAGGCCATGAAATCGACTCTATTAGTTTTCTCCAG GAGCTTCTGGCACTGAAATTGGCTCTGGAGGAAGGGGCTAACCCTGGACTGGGCCCCCCAAAAGAACTGAGTTTTACCAAGTCTTCCCAAGCCGTGAAAGCTGTTAGAGACCTCCTGACTTTAGCCTGTGCTAACCAGTGGGAGTTTCTGCAGGGGATGGGCAGGGATACAGACAATTCACAGAAGCTGGGTTTGGAAG CTGATGCAGAGTCTCAAGATCCTGACAGCACCAATGGCCTGGAGTGTGAGGAATCTAGAGACTACTTCCTTAAGT TTGCTTTCATCGTAGATCTGGACAGTGACACAGCAGACAAGTTCCTGCAGCTGTTTGGAACAAAGGGAGTGAAGAGGGTGCTTTGTCCCATCAGCTACCCCGAGTCTCCCATGCGTTTCACCCACTGTGAGCAAGTCCTGGGAGAGGGCAGCCTGGACCGAGGCACCTACTACTGGGAGGTGGAGATCATCGAGGGGTGGGTCAGCGTGGGCGTCATGGCGGAGGACTTCTCCCCCCGAGAGCCCTACGATCGAGGCCGGCTGGGCCGGAATGCCTActcttgctgcctgcagtggaaCGGCCGAAACTTCTCTGTCTGGTTTTATGGGCTGGAGGCCACCCTTTCCCATGCCTTTTGCCCCACTGTGGGGGTCTGCCTGGAATATGCCGACCGGGCACTGGCTTTTTATGCtgtgaaggaggggaaagtgagcCTCTTGCAGAGGCTGCGGGCCTCTAGACCCCGCCGAGGTggatcccctccttccccttcgaCCCAGTTCCAAAGCAGGCTGGACAGTTATTTTCCCAACCTGTTCACCCACAGGCTCAAGCCAGCTTTCTTTCTGGAGAGTGTGGATGCACACCTGCAGATTGGGCCCCTCAAGAAGTCATGCATCTCAGTATTAAAGAGGAGGTGA